The Methylomonas montana DNA window ATGAAGTATTGATCAATGCCGGTATTTGCCGGGGCGCCAGCGCCATTCTCTGTATTACCGGCGACGACGTGATCAACGTTTACATTACCTTGACCAGTCGCCATTTGAATAAAGGTTTGCGTATCATTTCCCGCGCCAACCGCCACGACAATGTCAACAAACTGTATCAGGCCGGCGCGGATAATGTGATCAGGCCCTTCGAGATTGCCGGTTTGTTGGCGGCGGAATTCGTCGGCCAGCCCGTGGCCTTCGAGGCCATCTCCGGCATCCTGCACAATCAGACCGAAATCGTGATGGAATCGGTATTGGTCAGCGAAAAATCGGCGCTCGACGATCAACAGATCGGCCAACTGGACTTGCAGCAACGCAAGCTGACCCTACTCGGCGTGATCAGCGATAACCCTATCCATTTGAAGCACAAGAATAAATACCAGGTCAAACAACAACACTTTTATTTCAATCCGGAAGCGCAATTCATCCTGCGCCACGGCGACATGCTGGTATTGCTGGGCCGTAAATACGGCATCGATCATTTTCGCGACCAAGTGGAACAGCGCCGCTTATTTAGCAGGAAGCCTGCATGAAAAATATCGCCGTGTTCGGTTATAACCGGCTGTCGTTCGAGGCGATCAGCCGCCTGGATAAAGAACTCTATCAAATCACCGTGATCGATCACGATCCGACCAAGGCCGCGCTGGCCCGCGAAAATGGCTTCGAAACTGCCAATATCGATTTCCGCAGCGACGACGATTTAAAGTTGGTCGGCATCGGCGCGCATATCGATACGCTGTTTTGCTTTTTCGATACGGATTCCGACAACGTGTTTCTGACTTTGTCGGCACGCGCCCTGGATAAGGAACTGAACATTGTCGCCATCGTCGATAGTCCGGAATCGGCCGAAAAGCTATTGGCGGCCGGCGCCAACAAGATCATCGACCCTTATGAAATCTGTGGTCGCAAGATTCACGACATGCTGAAAAGGCCGGACATCAACGATATTTTTGATCATACTGTATTCGGCAGGCACGACCTGCATCTGGCCGAGGTGACGATTCCGGAAAACAGCTATCTGGAGGACGCTCATGTCAACCAGCTGCAATTGAGTTCGCGGTACAATTTACTGCTGATCGGCATCGTCAACAAACAGATCAACGAGCAACTGCATTTCGTGACCGAGGAATTCGACCGCCGCTTGAGCGTCGGCGATATTCTGGTCATTTTAGGCCCCTCACGGGAAATTAGAGCTTTCAAAAAAGACGTCGAAAATGAATTTTGTAAAATTTAGTCCGCGTATCTGTTTTTTTCTGGGCTTTGCCGCTTGCGCATCCTTGCTGGCGACCGGCGCGTATTTACAGTTTGTCGAAGAACTGGAGCCTTGCCCGCTGTGCATTTCGCAGCGACTAGCCATCCTGGCCACCGGCGTGGTGTTTTTGCTGGCCGCGCTGCATAACCGAGGGCGTAAAGTCTATGCAGTTTTGAGTGCACTTATTGCGTTGATTGGTGCCAGTATTTCGGCGCGTCATGTCTGGCTGCAACATTTGCCGCCCGAGGAAGTACCGGAATGCAGTCCCGGTCTGGAATATGTGTTTCAACATTTTCCCCTGGCCGACACCGTCAAATTAATGCTGACTGGCACCGGCGAATGCGCCAAGGTCGATTGGACTTTGCTGGGATTGAGTATTCCAGCCTGGACCTTGTTCGCGTTTGTGTTGTTGGCGGGTTGGGGCATGTTGCAATTTTTTTACAAGACTGACAGTCGTTAGTCGGGCAAGCCGCTCACCAAAGGTGCCGGGCTTGGAAATGGGCCGAGATGCCTAAATCGGTGCAGCTATCCGACAGCCACTGCATCGGATCGATACAGTCCGGCAACAGGTTATGCACAAAAACGGGGCAAGACATTTTCGACTTGTCAATCGGTGCCAGCAATAATTAACACAGATTAATTTTGTTCATAAGTCATTGATTTTTAAAGGTTCAATGATTTGGCTGAAATTTACGCAATTTAACAAATTTGCAATAAAAACCGATACTAAGCATAGCCTTCAAAACGCAATCCACAGAGTTATCCACAGCTTTTGTGGGTAACTTGGATTCCTCAATCTAGTTAAAGACTTAGCGGCGCAATATCAAAAAAACATCATCATACATGCCTAATTGTGAAGCCTCCCGCAAATTGATTTTTAAAATTGCGGTGCCTGTTCCGCTGGATAGGCTGTTCGATTATCTTGCGCCAACTGGCTGTCATCCGGCCGGATTACAGCCGGGAATCAGGATATTGGTGCCATTCGGCAAACGCACGCAAGTGGGCGTGTTATTGGCTATCGAGGACAGTTCGGCAGTCGATAGCGAGCGCCTGAAACAAGCCATCGAAATTCTGGATGAGAAACCACTGTTATCGGAACGGGATTTACGCCTGTTGCATTGGGCTAGCCGTTATTATCACCATCCGCTCGGCGAAGTGCTGGCGGCGGCGTTTCCGGTAGCGCTTCGCCAAGGCCGGCCGGCACTGTTGCAACGGCAGCGATTTTTCGGCCTCACCCCGCAAGGTCTGCAAACCTTACCGGAACAGTTACGGCGCTCGATCAAACAGCAAGCCTTATTGGCTTTACTGCAAGCTGCGGGCAGCGCTATTCCCAGCGCCGCGCTGATCGAGCATAAGCCGGCATTGAAGGCCTTGCTGGAAAAAGGCCTGGTGATAGAACAAGAATCCGCGCCAGCCACACGCTATGTCGCTTCGACTGCCTTGCCTGCCAATCCGGAGCAACAAGTGGCGATAGACGCGGTGGTTGCCAATCTGGGTCGGTTTGCGGTGTCATTGCTGGAGGGCGTGACCGGCAGCGGTAAGACCGAAGTGTATATGCAAGTCATCGCCAAGGTGCTGGAGCAAGGCAAGCAGGTATTGGTATTACTCCCGGAAATCAGCCTGACACCGCAATTGGAGCAACGCTTTCAACAGCGTTTTGCTGTGAACATGGTGTCCACCCATTCCAAATTGACCGACAAGCAGCGTTTGCAAGCCTGGCTAAGCATGCAACAGGGGCAGGCGGCGATCATGCTCGGCACTCGCTCGGCCTTGTTCACACCGTTAAAACGGCCCGGCCTGATTATTCTCGACGAAGAGCACGACGCTTCCTTCAAGCAACAGGAGGGCTTCCGCTTTTCCGCACGCGATGTGGCGATAACCCGAGCCAAGGGTTTGGGCATTCCGGTGCTGCTGGGCTCGGCGACGCCGTCGCTGGAGAGCATGGCGAATGGTAGCCAGGGCCGTTATCAATTGCTGCATTTACCCAATCGGGCCGGCAACGCCTCGGCGCCGAGCTTCCAGTTGCTGGATATCCG harbors:
- a CDS encoding potassium channel family protein, with the translated sequence MKNIAVFGYNRLSFEAISRLDKELYQITVIDHDPTKAALARENGFETANIDFRSDDDLKLVGIGAHIDTLFCFFDTDSDNVFLTLSARALDKELNIVAIVDSPESAEKLLAAGANKIIDPYEICGRKIHDMLKRPDINDIFDHTVFGRHDLHLAEVTIPENSYLEDAHVNQLQLSSRYNLLLIGIVNKQINEQLHFVTEEFDRRLSVGDILVILGPSREIRAFKKDVENEFCKI
- a CDS encoding disulfide bond formation protein B, with translation MNFVKFSPRICFFLGFAACASLLATGAYLQFVEELEPCPLCISQRLAILATGVVFLLAALHNRGRKVYAVLSALIALIGASISARHVWLQHLPPEEVPECSPGLEYVFQHFPLADTVKLMLTGTGECAKVDWTLLGLSIPAWTLFAFVLLAGWGMLQFFYKTDSR
- a CDS encoding primosomal protein N' — encoded protein: MPNCEASRKLIFKIAVPVPLDRLFDYLAPTGCHPAGLQPGIRILVPFGKRTQVGVLLAIEDSSAVDSERLKQAIEILDEKPLLSERDLRLLHWASRYYHHPLGEVLAAAFPVALRQGRPALLQRQRFFGLTPQGLQTLPEQLRRSIKQQALLALLQAAGSAIPSAALIEHKPALKALLEKGLVIEQESAPATRYVASTALPANPEQQVAIDAVVANLGRFAVSLLEGVTGSGKTEVYMQVIAKVLEQGKQVLVLLPEISLTPQLEQRFQQRFAVNMVSTHSKLTDKQRLQAWLSMQQGQAAIMLGTRSALFTPLKRPGLIILDEEHDASFKQQEGFRFSARDVAITRAKGLGIPVLLGSATPSLESMANGSQGRYQLLHLPNRAGNASAPSFQLLDIRNKRMQAGLSEPLLAEIQTTLAKNQQALIFLNRRGYAPVQICHGCGWVSRCRRCDANLVIHAAERLLRCHHCGSEQPLPKQCPACKTGELQALGLGTERIEQTLEALFPDKVIVRLDRDTTQRKGSLETYLEQIHEGRADIILGTQMLAKGHHFPAVTLVAILDIDSGLFSIDYHGSERLAQLIVQVAGRAGRADQPGKVILQTRHPQHPLLDTLLSQGYRAFAQTALDERCQAGLPPFSHQALLRVQAGKAEVPQQFLQAVCQMIVELNPGKVQVLGPVTAPMARRAGLFRFQLLLQSPQRKELHHLLDRLLPAIYALKESKKVRWSLDVDPLDLY